One Mercenaria mercenaria strain notata chromosome 12, MADL_Memer_1, whole genome shotgun sequence DNA segment encodes these proteins:
- the LOC128547181 gene encoding uncharacterized protein LOC128547181, which produces MFHTPDYYYNISMRLSEVLDDIGVNENIVMKRRRTSLLTETVSTINSRANGKQWTVNNLGSQSEGTTTIGLQSDADTLCCIEDMIVIQDWSEWTPGKLNFLMIQNEKTPPGYCLLQLLRNDAPLPETVEMDNEFVNDTHGRILFKNTVIDATVIEGRQRQGPSAASAAKQGFLAQDIVFAHPCISCPQSLRAWLHQQETNTWPTAEMKRFAKSTKCFVVGVGSRASENAAFEWRISTSLAERCLMFNLNITQIKCYILMKMILKSYINVENLANESYISSFMCKTVLFHCIASKPLCVWKESNIINCLKYCLFTLNRCILNEHCPHFIVHENNLMAGKFSAEVKRQLLERMSTLIPLDGISLFGIQIDNLGERLQVKLNMINELHYVIPQPDDYTISITVVLLTDMVQSVLNIVKTEDGRLETLLHKVIQLKRYYIAGDMLERTACRLLVPLLCTSIGSRIASQNIQINNTVSPQAFTWIEAGLDSDVASSRLKLASIMYCAGNAEIAALILSHIEEQYKIEVTESLCSCYVYKPYFKTGFLRLSNQYGVEDLKYIVAFCVKYFASEINCVPHELQYEMFRSTQEDLLHRGGDDDWMDCAVADSLPYLYFLQYKTYCVLQRPEEQQQALTKLQWVIRTERNLGHRETALNLLGQCMEQENRPVDALQCYMSSLRLRERNNAARFHICRCLANTNT; this is translated from the coding sequence atgtttcataCACCAGATTACTATTACAATATATCCATGAGACTGTCTGAGGTCCTGGATGATATTggagtaaatgaaaatattgtgatgaagAGGAGGAGGACATCTTTACTGACAGAAACTGTGTCGACAATCAATTCCAGAGCAAATGGTAAACAATGGACTGTTAATAATTTAGGGAGTCAATCAGAAGGCACTACAACAATAGGACTGCAATCAGATGCTGACACACTTTGCTGTATAGAGGATATGATTGTGATACAGGACTGGTCTGAATGGACTCCAGGTAAACTTAACTTCCTGATGATCCAGAATGAAAAAACACCACCTGGTTATTGTCTTCTACAGTTACTTAGAAATGATGCTCCTCTTCCTGAAACAGTTGAAATGGATAATGAATTTGTAAATGATACACATGGACGGATCTTGTTCAAGAACACAGTAATAGATGCTACAGTGATAGAAGGACGTCAGCGACAAGGACCATCAGCAGCATCAGCTGCAAAACAAGGTTTTCTTGCACAGGACATTGTATTCGCACATCCTTGTATATCATGTCCCCAGTCATTAAGAGCTTGGCTGCACCAGCAAGAAACAAATACATGGCCAACAGCAGAAATGAAGAGATTTGCAAAATCAACAAAGtgttttgttgttggtgttggcAGCAGAGCAAGTGAAAATGCAGCCTTTGAATGGAGAATTTCTACCTCATTAGCTGAACGCTGCTTGATGTTCAATTTGAATATTACTCAGATAAAATGTTAcatcttaatgaaaatgattcTCAAATCATACATTAATGTTGAAAATCTTGCCAATGAAAGTTACATTTCAAGCttcatgtgtaaaactgttttatttcactgtatagcAAGTAAACCTTTATGTGTATGGAAGGAATCTAATAtaataaactgtttaaaatacTGCCTATTTACACTGAACAGATGTATATTGAATGAACACTGCCcccatttcattgttcatgaAAACAATTTAATGGCAGGAAAATTTTCTGCTGAAGTCAAACGGCAATTACTTGAAAGAATGTCAACTTTGATCCCATTAGATGGAATTTCACTCTTTGGAATTCAGATTGACAACCTTGGTGAAAGACTTCAGGTTAAGCTCAATATGATAAATGAGCTACATTATGTTATACCACAGCCAGATGACTACACAATATCTATAACGGTTGTTTTGTTAACTGATATGGTTCAAAGTGTTTTAAACATAGTGAAGACAGAAGATGGAAGATTAGAAACACTATTACACAAAGTGATACAACTGAAAAGATACTACATAGCAGGTGACATGTTAGAAAGGACAGCATGCAGACTTCTAGTACCTTTACTTTGTACCTCAATAGGATCTCGGATAGCCTCACAGAACATTCAAATTAACAACACAGTTTCTCCACAAGCATTTACCTGGATCGAAGCTGGACTGGACTCAGATGTTGCTTCAAGCAGACTAAAACTTGCATCTATAATGTACTGTGCAGGCAATGCAGAAATAGCTGCTTTAATTCTTTCTCATATAGAAGAACAATATAAAATAGAAGTAACTGAGTCTTTATGTTCCTGCTACGTCTATAAACCTTACTTTAAGACAGGATTTTTACGACTTTCTAATCAATATGGTGTAGAggatttaaaatatattgttgcattttgtgtaaaatatttcgCTTCGGAAATAAACTGTGTACCACATGAACTTCAGTATGAAATGTTTAGGTCAACACAAGAGGACCTGCTACATAGAGGTGGAGATGATGACTGGATGGACTGTGCTGTAGCAGACTCACTTCCATACCTTTACTTTCTACAATACAAAACATATTGTGTACTACAGAGACCCGAGGAACAGCAACAAGCACTGACCAAACTTCAGTGGGTCATTAGAACAGAGCGCAATCTTGGACATAGAGAAACAGCACTGAATTTACTAGGACAGTGCATGGAACAGGAGAACAGACCTGTTGATGCTCTACAATGTTACATGTCATCTTTACGCCTCAGAGAAAGAAACAATGCTGCTAGATTTCATATATGCAGGTGTCTGGCTAATACAAACACATAA